In Pseudomonas sp. HR96, the DNA window TCCATGAAGGCCGACAAGGTGTAGGCTTGCAGCCTTCTTCGTCCGCTGTGAGTCTTCGATGATATCGCTGTTCTCCTCTCGTCAGCGCCATGCGGTGCGCCTGGCCTGGCGCTTCATGCGGCCGTATCGCTGGCAGGCGCTGGGCGCGCTGCTGGCGCTGGTGGTCACCGCCGGCATCACTTTGTCCATGGGCCAAGGCATTCGCCTGCTGGTCGACCAGGGCTTCGTGACCCGTTCGCCCGAACTGCTGCAGCGTTCGATCGGGGTCTTCCTGCTGCTGGTGCTGGGGTTGGCTGCCGGCACGTTCACGCGCTTCTACCTGGTGTCATGGATCGGCGAGCGCTGCGTGGCGGACATCCGTCGGCACGTATTCAATCACCTGCTCGAACTGCACCCGGGGTTCTACGAGGACAACCGCAGCTCGGAGATCCAGTCGCGCCTGACCACCGACACCGGCCTGCTGCAATCGGTGATCGGCTCGTCGATGTCGCTGTTTCTGCGCAACCTGTTGATGGTCATCGGTGGTGTGGTGCTGCTGTTCATCACCAATCACAAGCTGACCTTGATCGTGGTGCTGGCCCTGCCACTGGTGCTGCTGCCGATCCTGCTGTTCGGCCGACGGGTGCGCGGTCTGTCGCGCCAGAGCCAGGACCGCATCGCCGATGTCGGCAGCTACGTCGCCGAGACCCTCGGCCAGATCAAGACCGTGCAGGCCTACAACCATCAGGCTGAAGACCGTCGGCGCTTCGCGCTGACGGTCGAACAGGCCTTCGACACCGCCCGCCAGCGCATCCTGCAGCGCGCCTGGCTGATCACCCTGGTGATCCTGCTGGTGCTCGGCGCCGTGGGGGTGATGTTCTGGGTCGGTGGCATGGATGTCATCGCCGGGCGCATCACCGCCGGCAACTTGGCGGCGTTCGTGTTCTACAGCCTGATCGTCGGCAGTTCGTTCGGCACCCTCAGCGAGGTCATGGGCGAGCTGCAACGGGCTGCCGGCGCCGGTGAGAGGATCGCCGAACTGCTGCAGGCGCGCAGCCAGATCCACGCCCCGGCCAGCGG includes these proteins:
- a CDS encoding ABC transporter transmembrane domain-containing protein — encoded protein: MISLFSSRQRHAVRLAWRFMRPYRWQALGALLALVVTAGITLSMGQGIRLLVDQGFVTRSPELLQRSIGVFLLLVLGLAAGTFTRFYLVSWIGERCVADIRRHVFNHLLELHPGFYEDNRSSEIQSRLTTDTGLLQSVIGSSMSLFLRNLLMVIGGVVLLFITNHKLTLIVVLALPLVLLPILLFGRRVRGLSRQSQDRIADVGSYVAETLGQIKTVQAYNHQAEDRRRFALTVEQAFDTARQRILQRAWLITLVILLVLGAVGVMFWVGGMDVIAGRITAGNLAAFVFYSLIVGSSFGTLSEVMGELQRAAGAGERIAELLQARSQIHAPASGLQRLPERVKGRLELQDVQFAYPMRLDSPAIRGLSLTVEPGETLALVGPSGAGKSTLFELLLRFYDPQHGRILIDGHPLPDLDPSDLRRHFAVVAQHPALFFGSVQDNLRYGRPDASDAQVREAARIAHADEFIMALPNGYQTHLGEAGLGLSGGQRQRLAIARALLVDAPILLLDEATSALDAQSEHLIQQALPSLMKGRTTLVIAHRLATVQGADRIAVIENGQVQAVGTHRQLIAQNALYARLAALQFAS